The sequence below is a genomic window from Streptococcus pantholopis.
TCTACAAAAGCTTTAGCTAGAAAAATTAAGTCTTCGTCTGACAAAAAGGTCATGGTATTGCCAAAAATATAGAGTTCATATTCTGTCCATTCTTCAATACTGTAGAGATACTGAGTTAAAAATTCTTCCTCTTCTTTTTCAATAGTGTAGGAATTGTCCAGCGAGTGGATACTGTCCTTAATGACCAGCAGGTTCAGACGGTTGTATACATCATAGGTTTCATAGTCCTTATAATCCTGCAAAAGCTGCTTTAAACCTTCGATATCCTGAGTTTGGTGCAAATTCATAATCCGGCTGCCCATTCTGAAAAAATCGGTCGTCTCATAGTTATTGACAGCATGGCCGAATTCTGCAAAACTCATGTGAATCGCCGAAATGGCCAGAAGCAGTTTATCAGCTGCCAGCATGGTCTGACCGTTTTCAAATCTGGACAGCTGCGGCATTGACAAATTATCCTGAGCAATGTCCTTTAAACGCAGGCCTCTGGCCATACGCAGTTCTTTATAGAGCTCTCCTAAAGCCATTGATTTCTTTTCGTTCATAAATCTCCCTCTGATAAGCATACTAGTATATAAAAGTTTAACACAGTTGATTTGCAAAAAAATTGACATTATTTTACATTGCTGCTATTTTTTGTAAACTATTTTTAGGATTCTTATATCTATTGTTCATGTTTATACAAAAAACACTCCTAAGCTGGGCGAAAAAGCCAACTATGGGGTGCCGTTTAATTTCAGCGGTTTTTAGTATCTAAAATAATAGTTACAGGACCGTCATTAGTCAGGGTAATCTGCATATCCGCTCCAAACCGGCCGGTTTGAACCGGGACATGTTGCTGCAGCATCTGATTAAAGGTTTTATAGAGCTGTTCAGCCAGCTGAGGTGGAGCGGC
It includes:
- a CDS encoding Rgg/GadR/MutR family transcriptional regulator, yielding MNEKKSMALGELYKELRMARGLRLKDIAQDNLSMPQLSRFENGQTMLAADKLLLAISAIHMSFAEFGHAVNNYETTDFFRMGSRIMNLHQTQDIEGLKQLLQDYKDYETYDVYNRLNLLVIKDSIHSLDNSYTIEKEEEEFLTQYLYSIEEWTEYELYIFGNTMTFLSDEDLIFLAKAFVERDKFYKSIPSHDNTAKLTLLNLIAELIERKAFYYVSYFTNILEGLVTYQDMFIITTVNFFKLMVTYIKGEQKNKQKIRDYLSALETLGDTQLADFFAAKFRHYTKLIL